From one Rattus norvegicus strain BN/NHsdMcwi chromosome 7, GRCr8, whole genome shotgun sequence genomic stretch:
- the Rps18l3 gene encoding small ribosomal subunit protein uS13-like gives MSLVIPEKFQHILRVLNTNIDGRWKIAFAITAIKGVGRRYAHVVLRKADIDLTKRAGELTEDEVERVITIMQNPRQYKIPDWFLDRQKDVKDGKYSQVLAKGLDNKLHEDLERLKKIRAHRGLRHFWDLRVGGQHSKTTGRRGHTVGVSKKK, from the coding sequence ATGTCCCTAGTGATCCCCGAGAAGTTTCAGCACATCCTGCGAGTACTCAACACCAACATCGATGGGCGGTGGAAAATAGCCTTCGCTATCACTGCCATTAAGGGTGTGGGGCGGAGATACGCTCATGTGGTTTTGAGGAAAGCAGACATTGACCTCACCAAGAGGGCTGGGGAGCTCACGGAGGACGAGGTGGAGCGTGTGATTACCATCATGCAGAACCCACGACAGTACAAGATCCCCGACTGGTTCTTGGACAGACAGAAGGATGTGAAGGATGGGAAGTACAGCCAGGTTCTGGCCAAGGGTCTAGACAACAAGCTGCATGAGGACCTGGAGCGGCTGAAGAAAATCCGAGCCCATAGGGGGCTGCGCCACTTTTGGGACCTTCGTGTCGGCGGTCAGCACTCCAAGACCACTGGCCGCAGGGGCCATACTGTGGGTGTGTCCAAGAAGAAATGA